The following proteins are co-located in the Candidatus Neomarinimicrobiota bacterium genome:
- a CDS encoding OmpA family protein gives MKVQKFIVRILLGMSLLLFMSCFGNNSELLQEKDKELDQLRAELEQLDKQLEDENKQVQRFKDELEKKNEDITQEILRSQAYKKEVEKLEKELRGTFVLSNRILLPNSVLFKSGSAELSERGQQFIAEIGETLSSHPHREILVEGHSDTVPISSKYRWKYTSNWELSSARALAVLHYLQDEGQIAPKRLGAVSYGEYHPITSNARSAGRAQNRRVEIVIGRPLK, from the coding sequence ATGAAAGTTCAAAAATTTATTGTTCGAATATTACTCGGGATGAGCCTGCTATTGTTTATGAGCTGTTTTGGGAACAATAGCGAATTGCTTCAGGAAAAGGACAAGGAGCTTGACCAACTTCGGGCGGAACTTGAGCAGTTGGATAAACAGCTGGAAGACGAGAACAAACAAGTTCAAAGGTTTAAAGATGAGCTTGAGAAAAAAAATGAGGATATTACTCAGGAGATACTACGAAGTCAGGCCTATAAAAAAGAAGTAGAAAAACTAGAAAAGGAACTGAGAGGGACCTTTGTTCTAAGTAATCGTATTCTATTGCCCAACTCAGTATTGTTTAAGTCGGGGAGCGCAGAGTTAAGCGAGAGAGGACAGCAATTTATTGCTGAAATTGGCGAGACTTTAAGTAGCCATCCACATCGGGAAATCCTAGTTGAGGGGCATAGTGATACGGTTCCAATTAGCTCAAAATATCGTTGGAAATATACCAGTAACTGGGAACTGTCTTCGGCTAGGGCGTTGGCTGTGCTTCATTATCTTCAGGATGAGGGGCAGATTGCTCCAAAACGCTTAGGGGCAGTCTCATACGGAGAATACCACCCTATCACCAGTAATGCCAGATCAGCAGGACGGGCTCAAAATCGTCGGGTAGAAATTGTCATTGGGCGTCCGCTTAAATAG
- a CDS encoding KamA family radical SAM protein, producing MHGKLHSNKEFNKYQTAETIDDLPDLVTDHSELDEISEIEIPDAIKDPVTLQDLAHRDFSSDLFWQKIPAFKNVDRETFMDVSFQNSNSATKVDHLDELLEDLVPAAFLDDVREGMRLAPMNLRLSPYVISLIDWDNPYDDPLRIQFIPVASTRLADHPKLSLDSLEEQADSPTSGLVHRYFDKVLFLPTDVCPVYCRFCTRSYAIGSDTDQVTKMSFKAVPNTWNKAFAYIASRPEIEDVVISGGDTYMLKPHRIKQIGETLLAIPHVRRLRFATKGPAVMPMKIISQPEWTNAIIDIVNQGREMSKEVVVHTHFNHSSEITSITREAMDLFFKAGVTVRNQSVLLRGVNDTPEAMINLVRQLSLMNVQPYYVYQHDMVQGTEELRTTLKDGLELERHVRGATAGFNTPTFVTDAPGGGGKRDIHSYDYYDEVTGISVYRSPSVEDEMVYLYYDPIHLLSEKGQKLWEDPSMHEKMILDAIEKAGYQDFSQAYE from the coding sequence ATGCATGGAAAACTACATTCAAACAAAGAATTTAATAAATATCAAACTGCTGAGACTATTGATGATCTACCTGACCTCGTGACTGATCATTCTGAACTTGATGAAATTAGCGAGATTGAGATACCGGATGCTATTAAAGATCCAGTAACTCTGCAGGATCTAGCGCACCGAGACTTTTCGTCAGATTTGTTTTGGCAGAAAATCCCAGCTTTTAAAAATGTAGACCGCGAAACTTTTATGGACGTGAGCTTCCAAAATAGCAATTCTGCAACAAAAGTAGATCATCTTGATGAGCTTTTGGAAGATTTGGTTCCCGCAGCTTTCCTTGATGATGTGCGTGAAGGAATGAGGTTGGCGCCCATGAATCTGCGCCTTTCCCCCTATGTTATTAGTCTCATCGATTGGGATAACCCCTATGATGATCCGCTTCGGATTCAATTTATTCCGGTGGCATCCACGCGTTTGGCTGATCATCCAAAATTGTCATTAGATTCCCTGGAGGAGCAGGCGGATTCTCCTACATCGGGTCTGGTGCATCGATATTTTGATAAAGTGCTTTTTCTACCCACTGATGTGTGTCCGGTCTATTGTCGGTTCTGTACGCGCAGTTATGCCATTGGGAGTGATACAGATCAGGTGACAAAAATGAGTTTTAAGGCGGTCCCCAATACTTGGAATAAGGCGTTTGCCTACATTGCTTCGAGACCGGAAATTGAAGATGTCGTCATTTCTGGTGGAGATACTTACATGTTAAAACCTCACCGCATTAAACAAATCGGTGAAACACTATTAGCCATACCCCATGTACGACGGTTGCGCTTTGCCACAAAAGGGCCAGCAGTGATGCCCATGAAAATTATTTCTCAACCGGAGTGGACAAATGCCATAATCGACATTGTCAATCAGGGACGGGAAATGAGCAAAGAGGTGGTCGTTCATACTCATTTCAATCATAGCAGCGAGATTACGTCCATTACCCGAGAAGCCATGGATCTGTTTTTTAAAGCCGGTGTTACGGTACGCAATCAGAGTGTGCTCTTACGGGGTGTTAACGATACACCAGAAGCAATGATCAACCTGGTAAGACAATTATCACTCATGAATGTTCAGCCCTACTATGTCTATCAACATGATATGGTTCAAGGGACTGAAGAATTGAGGACCACGCTAAAAGATGGTCTAGAGCTGGAACGCCACGTGAGAGGTGCGACTGCTGGATTTAACACCCCCACATTTGTAACGGATGCGCCTGGTGGTGGTGGGAAGAGAGATATCCATAGTTATGATTATTATGACGAGGTAACGGGAATTTCTGTTTACCGCAGCCCCAGTGTTGAAGATGAAATGGTCTATCTCTATTATGATCCCATTCACCTGTTGTCAGAAAAAGGTCAAAAACTCTGGGAGGATCCTTCGATGCATGAAAAAATGATCCTGGATGCCATTGAGAAGGCGGGTTACCAGGATTTTTCACAGGCTTATGAATAG